GTCCGAAACCTTTTTGATCCCTGCGATGATATAACCCACTTCCCCTGTGGAAAGGGTTTCCGTAGGTAGAAGTCCGATTCCTTTGATCCCGACTTCGTTCACTGTAAAATCCTTCTGGTTGCTCATGAGAAGGATCCGGTCCCCTTTTTTTACGGTTCCGTCGAATACTCTGGTTTTAATGACGACCCCCATATATGGGTCGAAATAGGAATCGTAGATCAATGCCTTCAGCGGTCCTTTCGAATCTCCTGTGGGAGCAGGAATCTGCTTCGTAATTTCCTCTAAAACCGCTTTTACGTTCAACCCGGTCTTTGCGGAAATAGCCACCGCCTTTTCCGCATCCAATCCGAGGCTATCCTCGATTTGCAACTTGGTTCTTTCCACGTCGGCGGCAGGCAAGTCCACCTTATTCATAACGGGAATGATCGCCAAGTCCTGCTCCATAGCAAGATACAAGTTGGCGAGAGTTTGGGCTTCCACCCCCTGACTCGCGTCTACGATCAAAAGTACCCCTTCGCATGCTTTCAAAGAGCGAGAGACTTCGTAGGTAAAATCCACGTGCCCCGGAGTATCGATCAAATTCATCGTGTACGTATGCCCGTCTTCGGCAAGGTAATTGAAGGTAGCGTTATTCGCCTTGATCGTGATCCCTCTTTCCCTTTCGATATCCATAGAATCCAAAATCTGGTCTTTCTTGGTTCGATCGTCCGTGATCCTTCCGATCTCCAAAAGTCGGTCGGCCAGCGTGGATTTTCCGTGGTCGATATGAGCAATAATGGAGAAATTACGGATGTATTTAGGATCGGACATGCTTAAAAACAAAATTCAGGGGAATTCCTTCCCTGAAAAGCGTTTTCTATGCCCGAGTTTTCGAGGAATCATGTCCGTGCCATTGAAAAAGGACGGCGAAGAACGGACGGGAAAAATGCCCCCCGCCCGACTTTTGGATCGATTCTTAGTAAATCAAACCGTCCGCTTCGATTTTTTGACAGGAAGTTACGATCGTCAAAGTGGAACCGATCAGGTATCCTTTAAATCCTTTGATATCGCTTACGCATTGGTCTACAACGGACTTTTTATAGTACTTCGTCGGATCGATTCCGGCAACATCCCCTGCAATCACGGAAAGAATAGAGACGGTTGCCTTGCCGGAAAGAATGGCCGAATTGACAAGGTCGGTCGTAATGGCCGCATTTTGGATTTCATTGGATGCCACATCTCCTTTGACCCTATCGTACGTGAAACCGATCGGATCCAAGACCGCGCAATTTACGAGAAGCACACAGAAAAGATTCGAGAGAAAGAACGCTTTTTTCCTCATTTCAAATTCATCCAGATGATTTTTTTTCATTTCTGAGCGTTTCGCTCTTTGCTTGCAACTGTTTTTAAACCGATAAGAAATAAATTTCGCCTGCGAGAATTTCGTTCCAAAATCGATTTCAGAATAGAACCGTCGTTACCGTTTCTCTTGCGACAATCTATCCGAGAATTTGCAAATCGAATTCCGCCAAACGTTCCGGATCGCAGGCGAAGCGAGAGATGTCGATCTGCTTGTGATGGTCGAACAAATACGTGGTCATCCTTCCCACAAATCTTCCCGAATATTCTTCTTCGACGAACCTGAGCCAAGCGCAAATGTCGATCAACTCGTGACAGAGAAACTCGAAGTTCTTACCCGTTTTCGAATCCTGAAATTTTTCCCTAGAATTATAGATTCTATCCTCGTCCAACAGAAGTACGTTCTCCAGAGTAAACGGATAGTCCTTCAAACCTCCGGCCAGACCGATTTGGTGGAACTTTTCCGCCTCTGGTTTGGTTCGGAACGCAGTCGTTCGAGCATCGCAGAAATAAGAGAACGTTTCCGGACCGAACGTTACCTGTATTCTCGAATTTCCGACGGAAGTTCCGGGATAAGAAACCTGGTGGTCCAAAATCAACTCGTCGGAATCCTTGGAATTCGTAGGAGGTTCCAAGATACAATATCCTTTTTCCCATTCCATCGCAAAAGGAGAAGAGGGAAAAATCGGTTTCCTCTTTTCCAATTTTCGAAAATTGTCCTTTAAACCGTCGGAATACGGAAGATCGCAGTTGTCGAAGGTCGGAAAACTCGACTCGGTGGTTTCTAGATCCGCATAGACACCGTAAGCCAACATCCACGCCAGAGGATGCTCGATGATCTTCACTTCTCCCAATTGAATATTATGATTTCCTTTGATACAATAGGAAGGGTGCAAGGGAAATCGGTTCCCCTTCCAGGAAAAAGAGGACCTTTTCGGATCCGTTGCCGGACGAATGGTAACCCGGCTATTCCTGTTTTCGAAGGTCGCCTTCCCTTCCAGAATAAATTCCCTTTCGACTGTATAGGAAAAATCCCGGTTCGAGACCGGAGGCATTCCTAGAAAATGATCGGGCAAAAAAAGGATCTCCTTCGACCGTGCTTCGCGCAAACGGTCCAACCTGGAAGAATCGCGGATGATCTCGAATTCCGTCGAAAGTTCGGTATCGGACAAAGGGAACCTCCTTCCGTATCTTTCGGAAACGCTCCGCCTTCCGACGGACCCTAATGCGAAAGTTTGCATCTTCTCCTAAAGTGCGAGCAACCTTTTTTCCCCGTTTCCCGCTTGATTTATTTTGCAGAACGCGAAGAATCTCTGAAAAAATCCTTCGGGAAAGAATTACAGGAACTATCATGCTCAAATCTTCCAAAATCTCCGGAATTACAGCCCGAGAAATCATGGACTCTCGTGGAAATCCGACGGTAGAAGTGGATGTAAAATTAGAAGACGGGTCTTTCGGTAGGGCTGCCGTTCCCTCCGGCGCCTCTACGGGCGAATACGAAGCGGTGGAACTTAGAGACGGAGACAAATCCAGATACGGCGGTAAGGGAGTTCTCAAAGCCGTAGATCATGTGAATTTGAAAATCAAAGAATTGTTGTTAGGGGAAGACGCTCTCGACCAAAATAGGATCGATGCGCTCATGCTGGACAAAGACGGAACCAAGAATAAATCCAAATTAGGCGCCAACGCTATTTTAGGAACCTCCTTGGCCGTCGCCAAAGCCGCCGCCTCCCATACCCGCCTCCCTTTGTACAGATATATCGGAGGAAACTTCGCTAGAGAACTTCCAGTCCCCATGATGAACATCCTGAACGGCGGTGCTCACGCCGACAACAACGTGGATTTTCAGGAATTCATGATCCTCCCGATAGGAGTATCCAGTTTTCGGGAAGCCCTTCGGGTTGGAGCGGAAATATTCCATAGCCTGAAATCGGTACTCAAATCCAAAAAACTGAACACTGCGGTCGGAGACGAAGGCGGATTCGCTCCGGACCTCGCCAGTAATGTGGAAGGGTTGGAAGTCATTCTAGAAGCCGTCGAAAAAGCGGGATACAAGCCCGAAAAGGACATCCTTTTGGGCCTGGACGCTGCCTCTTCCGAATTCTACGATAAATCCAAGAAAAAATACGTGCTCGGCGGAGAAGGAAATAAGGAATTTACCGGCGCAGAATTAGTGGAATACTATTCAAATCTTGCCGCGAAGTATCCGATCATTACTATCGAGGACGGTCTGGACGAAAACGATTGGGACAGCTGGAAAATCCTGAGCCAAAAACTGGGGAAAAAAGTCCAATTGGTCGGAGACGATCTCTTCGTCACGAACATAGAAAAACTCTCCAAGGGGATTTCCTCCGGAGTCGGGAATTCGATCCTGATTAAGGTGAACCAAATCGGATCCTTGTCCGAAACTCTGGCCTCCATCGACATGGCCAAAAAGGCGAAGTACACGAATGTGATCAGTCATAGATCGGGAGAAACCGAAGACGTTACGATTTCGCATATCGCGGTCGGAACGAACGCAGGCCAGATCAAAACGGGATCCTTGTCCCGGACGGATCGGATCGCAAAATACAACGAACTCCTCAGGATAGAAGAGGAACTCGGAAATTCTGCGGTATACAAAGGAAGGGAGACCTTTTATAATCTATAACCCCATGGGCTCGAAACTCGCGAACAGGCTTTTCCTAGGATTGGTTTTTCTCTCAGGACTCTTCTATTTTACGATCCTGGGAGAATCCGGCCTGGTCGTGAGGTCCACTCTCGAAACCAACCTCTCCGAACTGCGCCTGGATGTGGAAAGGTTGGAATACGAAAACCGCCAATTGGAAGAAAGGCAAAAACTGTTACGGGACGACAAGGTCGCCTTGGAAAGAGAAGCCAGGAGATATTACCTCTTATCCGAAAATGCCCATATTATCAAATTCAAGGAAGCCGAACCTAGGTCGGAAAACCGGCCGGTTCTGGCCTCTCGTTTGATCGCCCTCCGCGCGGGAAAGGATCTGCCCGTCCCTCCTATCCAATTGATCCGCTTTTTTTACGTATCCTTTGTCGCGTTCGTATGTATTGGTGTTTTCAGAAAATTGCGTAAGAAGAAACTGGAACAACGAAGCGCTTAAGGGAGCCAGAATGTCTGAGACCGAGAAAATTACGGAAGTTTTCGAAGAACTTACCGGAAGCAAAATTTCCAGGAAGCTGATCGACCATAGAAAAATATTTCTTTGGGGACCTGTGACGGACGAATCCGCAAAGGATATCGTGGGCAAACTCCTCTTTCTAGAAATGGCGGACCCCGGAAAAGATATTACGTTTTATATTAACAGCCCCGGAGGAGTCGTGACTTCCGGACTTACGATTTATGATACGATCAAAATGATCAGTTCTCCCGTACACACCGTTTGTATGGGATTGGCGGCATCCATGGGATCCGTTCTACTTGCAGCAGGAGTCAAGGGCAAACGTTCCATTTGGCCCAACGGAAAAGTGATGATCCACCAGCCTTCCATCGGAGGTCAGATCGTAGCCCCCGCTTCGGATCTGAAAATCCAGGCCGAAGAAATCCTCAAAACCAGAGCAAGGTTGAACCAAATCCTAGCCGATGCTTGCGGTCACCCCGTCTCCAAACTGGAGGAGGATACGGACAGGGATTATTATATGGATGCGGACGAAGCGATCCAATACGGCATCGTGGACACCCTCGCCACTAAAATAGAATTCCCGAAATCGAATTCGTAAGGAGGAGTTCTTTGTCGGAGGCTCGCAGGATCGAAGACGCCCTAAAAGGCTTTCTGGAAAATCCGCAAGGGCGAGCCTCGGATAGCGACGAGGCATTCTCTTCCCTGCTCCTGGAATTCTGCGAATTATTATTCGCCGAGGAAGAAGACGATCGGGAAAAAATGAGCCTGAGCAACCTAGGTTCCTTCGAACTGGACGAGTTCTTTCATTTTTACCTACCCGACATGCACCCCGGCGATGTTAATATCCAAAAGAAGGTGAAGGATTTCCTCAAGCGCTTCCGCAAATACCTGGAAAAGAAGAATCTCCTAAGCAAGGCCCAATCGGAAGATTGGAAGGAATTCTTTCAGGAAAACGGAATATAAGGTTTTCTTTATGGATCATCCTCCGTTTCGACCAAAGCGCTTCGTTTCCGGTAAACACGCTCAAACCATCTACAATACCTTTTTTCCGCCCGCAAATCGGCTGCGAACCGAATATTTCTGCGAGGATGTCCTTCTTACGGTTCGGGACGATTCCCAAGACATCCTTTGGTTGGAACACAATCCCCCCGTTTCCAGCTATGGAAAGAAAGGGCCTAAGTGGAACGGTGCGTATATAGTCATGCTCCACGGAATGGAAGGAGATTCGGAAAGCCCTTACCTGGTTTCTCTGGCGCAAGGAGCGCTAAATAGAGGATACGGAACCGTTCGAGTGAACCTTAGAAATTGCGGAAGAGGAAGAGGCTTCGCAAAACATTCGTATTACGCCGGTCAATCGGAGGACCTGGAAGACGTATTGGACTATGTCCGAGAGTCCGTCTGCAGCAAGGTTTTCGTATCCGGCTTTTCTCTTTCCGCCAATCTGATTTTAAAATTTTTCGGAGAAAGAACGGATCGCCCGGCGAAAGCCTTCTCCGCGGTTTCCCCTCCTTTCGATCTGGCCAAAAACTGCGCGTTTATCGATTCCGCCAGGGGAAGATTTTATCGGGAACATTTTCTGAACAGCTTCCGCCGCAAAATCAAAGAGGGAGTCGTGCAATTGGCTCCGGAGATCGGAGCGAATCTAGCGAACGTGCGGTCCTTCTTCGATTTCGACGATTTAATCACTGCCCCCACGTTCGGCTACAGGAGTGCATTAGATTATTATAAGATAAATTCCTGTAAGGATTACATAGCCTCCATCCGACATCCCGGGATTCTGGTACATGCGGAGGACGATCCTGTCGTTCCCCTCTTCGAATGGGATTCCGTGCCTTGGGAAAAGCTTCCACATCTCAAGGTTCTACTGACCAAACAGGGAGGGCACGTGGGGTTCGTCGCCGATTCCAGCCCGGAGGTTCCCGACGGTCATTGGGTCACGAAAATTCTGCTGGATTATTTCGATTCCAAATTATAGCCTGAATTCCGGACAATCCGAAGAAATCGATTGTCGAACAGAGCAGTCCATCCCGAGTGAAACAAAGACAAACCGTCAAGCAGCGCAAGCCCCTCCCCGCTTCCTTTTTCCTAGTGATTTCTTTCGAAGACGAGGAGTGCTATTATAAACTGAAAGAAAAGGCGGAAGAGATCTTTTCCCAGACTCTCTACGAATCCCAAGCGCTCCCGAAGTGGAGTCACGAGTTCGCGAACTTTTTGGATTCTCCCTTGGGACGTCACACTCGGATCCTTTCGTTCAAACGCAGAATTTCGAGAGAGGAGCTTCCGAGTCTGCAAAAGGAATGCTCCAAGACCCAGGATAGACTGAGGAAAACCGATCCGTCCTTCCGCATTTTTCCGGGGTATCTTACCCCCTACAATCTCGTACTAGCTTCCGTAGAAGAGGACCTCCATAGAGTGTATCTCTTCCACGGAGTCTTTGCCGAAATCGTTTATACGTACCAGGGTCAGAAATGGGTTTGCCAACCCTCGGCTCCGAATTTCTTTAAGTCACCGGAAGTACTGTACTTTTTTACAAATCTGAGAGAATCCTATGTTTTATCCCTCGAAAAGCGTTAATCCTTTTATCCTCCTCTTTGCTGCCATTCTTGGCGCTTGCGAACCTACTGCTCTTCAGATCGGTTCCGTGGAACTTTGCGATTACTTTACGAGAAACGGGAACTGCGAGGAACCCGTCGCAAAAAATAAGAAATACCAAGTGAAGATTCCCAATAACAAAAGACCTCAGACATGGGAAGACTTGGCGAATTACCTGTACTTTCATGCAAGGGAGACTCCCGGTTTCGTGATCCGCGCAAATCGGAACTTCACACCGGAGGAAAGGAAACGTCTGAAAGAATCCTATTTTGCCATGTACGATTTCGCGGGGGAACGGGGCAAAATGGAAGGCTTGGAAATCGGCGAGAACTGGATAGGATCCTTCAACTATCTCGGATCCATGATTAAGGAAAAACTAAAAAAGGAAAATCGACTGAAGCAATACCCTTACGAATCCGGTTTGTTTCCTGCGGACCTGGAATTCAGTTGGTCCTCCGCACTTTTCTCCGGCGCTCTTAAGACCAGGATCGATTTCGTTTATAACGTGCTTCCACCCGAAACGAAATAACCGGAACGAGATTCGATCCGAAACGAAAAAATCAATAGATCATCTGCAAAGGGTTCAAAAAAATCCGATCCGCATGAATGCCTAAAACCAAATAGGCCACGACTCCCAGAACGAGCGCGGAAACTACGGGTATTAGAAGATTATCGTCGATCAGCCCGTTCCAATACGTCCCGCTATACAATTCGGTAACTGCGGCCGAAATGATGGCGGGAAGGATCAAAATCAGATTTTCTCCCAAGGAACCGGAACCGAAATGATAGATTCCGAGTATCTTAGGCTGCGCCTGGACCAGGTACAAAAACCAAAGACCGACGACTAAAGTGGAAAGGATAAAGG
The genomic region above belongs to Leptospira fletcheri and contains:
- a CDS encoding TIGR04452 family lipoprotein; translation: MKKNHLDEFEMRKKAFFLSNLFCVLLVNCAVLDPIGFTYDRVKGDVASNEIQNAAITTDLVNSAILSGKATVSILSVIAGDVAGIDPTKYYKKSVVDQCVSDIKGFKGYLIGSTLTIVTSCQKIEADGLIY
- a CDS encoding YheT family hydrolase is translated as MDHPPFRPKRFVSGKHAQTIYNTFFPPANRLRTEYFCEDVLLTVRDDSQDILWLEHNPPVSSYGKKGPKWNGAYIVMLHGMEGDSESPYLVSLAQGALNRGYGTVRVNLRNCGRGRGFAKHSYYAGQSEDLEDVLDYVRESVCSKVFVSGFSLSANLILKFFGERTDRPAKAFSAVSPPFDLAKNCAFIDSARGRFYREHFLNSFRRKIKEGVVQLAPEIGANLANVRSFFDFDDLITAPTFGYRSALDYYKINSCKDYIASIRHPGILVHAEDDPVVPLFEWDSVPWEKLPHLKVLLTKQGGHVGFVADSSPEVPDGHWVTKILLDYFDSKL
- a CDS encoding FtsB family cell division protein, with product MGSKLANRLFLGLVFLSGLFYFTILGESGLVVRSTLETNLSELRLDVERLEYENRQLEERQKLLRDDKVALEREARRYYLLSENAHIIKFKEAEPRSENRPVLASRLIALRAGKDLPVPPIQLIRFFYVSFVAFVCIGVFRKLRKKKLEQRSA
- the lcpA gene encoding complement regulator-acquiring protein LcpA, translated to MFYPSKSVNPFILLFAAILGACEPTALQIGSVELCDYFTRNGNCEEPVAKNKKYQVKIPNNKRPQTWEDLANYLYFHARETPGFVIRANRNFTPEERKRLKESYFAMYDFAGERGKMEGLEIGENWIGSFNYLGSMIKEKLKKENRLKQYPYESGLFPADLEFSWSSALFSGALKTRIDFVYNVLPPETK
- a CDS encoding UDP-3-O-acyl-N-acetylglucosamine deacetylase; translation: MQTFALGSVGRRSVSERYGRRFPLSDTELSTEFEIIRDSSRLDRLREARSKEILFLPDHFLGMPPVSNRDFSYTVEREFILEGKATFENRNSRVTIRPATDPKRSSFSWKGNRFPLHPSYCIKGNHNIQLGEVKIIEHPLAWMLAYGVYADLETTESSFPTFDNCDLPYSDGLKDNFRKLEKRKPIFPSSPFAMEWEKGYCILEPPTNSKDSDELILDHQVSYPGTSVGNSRIQVTFGPETFSYFCDARTTAFRTKPEAEKFHQIGLAGGLKDYPFTLENVLLLDEDRIYNSREKFQDSKTGKNFEFLCHELIDICAWLRFVEEEYSGRFVGRMTTYLFDHHKQIDISRFACDPERLAEFDLQILG
- the eno gene encoding phosphopyruvate hydratase — protein: MLKSSKISGITAREIMDSRGNPTVEVDVKLEDGSFGRAAVPSGASTGEYEAVELRDGDKSRYGGKGVLKAVDHVNLKIKELLLGEDALDQNRIDALMLDKDGTKNKSKLGANAILGTSLAVAKAAASHTRLPLYRYIGGNFARELPVPMMNILNGGAHADNNVDFQEFMILPIGVSSFREALRVGAEIFHSLKSVLKSKKLNTAVGDEGGFAPDLASNVEGLEVILEAVEKAGYKPEKDILLGLDAASSEFYDKSKKKYVLGGEGNKEFTGAELVEYYSNLAAKYPIITIEDGLDENDWDSWKILSQKLGKKVQLVGDDLFVTNIEKLSKGISSGVGNSILIKVNQIGSLSETLASIDMAKKAKYTNVISHRSGETEDVTISHIAVGTNAGQIKTGSLSRTDRIAKYNELLRIEEELGNSAVYKGRETFYNL
- a CDS encoding ClpP family protease, which codes for MSETEKITEVFEELTGSKISRKLIDHRKIFLWGPVTDESAKDIVGKLLFLEMADPGKDITFYINSPGGVVTSGLTIYDTIKMISSPVHTVCMGLAASMGSVLLAAGVKGKRSIWPNGKVMIHQPSIGGQIVAPASDLKIQAEEILKTRARLNQILADACGHPVSKLEEDTDRDYYMDADEAIQYGIVDTLATKIEFPKSNS
- a CDS encoding DUF4416 family protein — its product is MKQRQTVKQRKPLPASFFLVISFEDEECYYKLKEKAEEIFSQTLYESQALPKWSHEFANFLDSPLGRHTRILSFKRRISREELPSLQKECSKTQDRLRKTDPSFRIFPGYLTPYNLVLASVEEDLHRVYLFHGVFAEIVYTYQGQKWVCQPSAPNFFKSPEVLYFFTNLRESYVLSLEKR